From a region of the Alkalihalobacillus sp. TS-13 genome:
- a CDS encoding ricin-type beta-trefoil lectin domain protein, giving the protein MKKHFWMLLLPALILTSFGSSTASANSVQTFKDLQEGVCLSGSTTNVNLGRCSNERAKWIVHHWQDNTVELRSKSNSNYCLDDSNAYGTRMFPCNATPWQSWYVDRPGDGSIILRNQANNQCLTSYRPNMRKYYVSTESCDGSDSQKWY; this is encoded by the coding sequence ATGAAAAAACATTTCTGGATGTTATTGTTGCCGGCTTTGATCTTGACTTCATTCGGATCAAGCACAGCTTCCGCAAACAGTGTTCAGACTTTTAAAGACCTGCAAGAGGGAGTTTGTTTGAGCGGAAGCACTACTAATGTAAATTTGGGTAGATGTTCAAATGAAAGGGCAAAATGGATTGTCCACCATTGGCAGGACAATACAGTAGAGCTACGTTCAAAGAGCAATTCCAATTACTGTTTGGATGACAGTAACGCCTATGGAACTCGTATGTTCCCTTGTAATGCAACTCCCTGGCAAAGCTGGTATGTGGATCGACCTGGTGATGGTTCAATTATTTTGAGGAATCAGGCAAACAACCAGTGTTTGACTTCATACAGGCCAAACATGCGTAAGTATTATGTGTCTACTGAATCGTGTGATGGAAGTGATAGTCAGAAGTGGTATTGA
- the trpB gene encoding tryptophan synthase subunit beta: MIRLMNPQSGYFGDYGGQFTSDTTLGDLAEVEEAFFHNRKDKTFLQQVDVLRREYSCRPTPLYFAKNLTDELGGAKIYLKREDLNYTGSYNLNNTIGQVVLAKRMGKKVIITETGSGQHGVATAAVSANLGLSCMIFMGEDDMKRHQLNVQKMNLLGAEVIPVSSGSKTLMDAINEIWRYRFASPTDTYHLYGTVIGPHPYPMIVREFQKIIGKETREQILDKEGHLPDSIIACIGGGSNALGIFDPFLEEENIRLIGVEAGGKGVDTNQHAATLTKGTVGVFHGARSYVVKDPYGHTQPVHSISTGLTYPGVGPELAFLKDNGNIECHYQDNQEALGAFHLLSRTEGILSALESAHAVAFCVREAPKLPRNHLMIVNLSGHGDKDLDVVLDYTRNHKKEPIRIF; the protein is encoded by the coding sequence ATGATTAGATTAATGAATCCACAGTCTGGATATTTTGGTGATTATGGGGGGCAATTTACTTCAGATACAACCTTGGGAGATCTTGCAGAAGTAGAAGAAGCTTTTTTCCATAACAGGAAAGATAAAACGTTTTTACAGCAAGTAGATGTATTGCGTCGAGAGTACTCATGCAGACCTACCCCTCTTTATTTTGCTAAAAACCTGACGGATGAGCTGGGTGGTGCCAAGATATATTTAAAACGTGAAGATTTGAATTATACCGGATCATACAATTTGAACAATACGATTGGACAGGTCGTTCTCGCGAAGCGTATGGGAAAAAAGGTAATTATCACTGAAACAGGGTCAGGGCAACATGGTGTTGCTACGGCAGCGGTTTCAGCCAATTTAGGACTTTCTTGTATGATATTTATGGGCGAAGATGATATGAAGCGCCACCAGCTCAATGTTCAAAAAATGAATCTGTTAGGAGCGGAAGTGATTCCTGTTTCCTCAGGTTCTAAAACGTTGATGGATGCCATCAATGAAATATGGCGATACAGGTTTGCTTCTCCTACAGATACCTATCATCTTTATGGAACCGTAATCGGACCTCACCCCTATCCAATGATTGTTCGAGAATTTCAAAAAATAATCGGAAAAGAAACTCGTGAACAGATCCTTGATAAGGAAGGACATTTACCAGATTCCATCATTGCTTGTATAGGGGGAGGTAGTAATGCGCTGGGTATTTTTGATCCTTTTTTAGAAGAAGAAAACATACGGCTAATCGGCGTAGAAGCAGGTGGTAAAGGAGTGGATACAAACCAGCATGCAGCAACTTTAACAAAGGGGACCGTTGGGGTTTTCCATGGAGCCAGGAGTTATGTCGTAAAGGATCCATACGGACATACCCAACCTGTTCATTCGATATCGACTGGGTTGACGTATCCGGGAGTGGGACCTGAACTTGCTTTTTTAAAAGATAATGGCAACATTGAATGTCATTATCAAGACAATCAGGAAGCGTTAGGTGCTTTTCATTTGTTAAGTCGTACTGAAGGTATCCTTTCTGCTCTTGAAAGTGCGCATGCAGTTGCTTTTTGTGTAAGAGAAGCCCCCAAGCTTCCGAGAAATCATTTGATGATTGTCAACCTTTCAGGACATGGTGACAAAGATCTGGATGTGGTACTGGATTACACAAGAAACCATAAAAAAGAGCCTATAAGGATTTTTTGA
- a CDS encoding response regulator transcription factor — MKEGLDIKLLVLDPHSIYPKIKNTKTDYIKNLTYTSDFHHGTTLLESKSFHFFLYVVDQNKPSSEIMFQIRQLVHKTDQTKMIIASGWAHTHFLITCIRLGIYGFYNFKVPLEEAILHFMKYHHFFGTDYQSTFLRIYRKQLHRKHEIAINFKTATQYLSNRELEVLQDIIFNGGTQDESANRLFISIHTLKNHIKNIRLKLGASNCTQIISNAMKKGILYKSNM; from the coding sequence ATGAAAGAAGGTTTGGATATAAAGTTATTAGTTCTAGATCCTCACTCAATCTATCCGAAAATAAAGAATACTAAAACGGATTATATCAAGAACCTTACGTATACTTCTGATTTTCATCATGGTACTACTCTATTAGAATCAAAGTCGTTTCATTTTTTTCTTTATGTAGTGGATCAAAACAAACCCTCCAGTGAAATTATGTTCCAAATTAGACAACTGGTCCATAAAACCGATCAAACGAAAATGATTATTGCGTCCGGTTGGGCGCATACCCATTTTCTCATCACTTGTATCAGGTTAGGCATATATGGTTTCTATAATTTTAAGGTTCCACTTGAAGAAGCCATACTCCATTTCATGAAATATCATCATTTCTTTGGAACGGATTATCAATCAACGTTTTTAAGAATATATCGTAAACAATTACATCGGAAACACGAGATTGCCATTAATTTTAAGACAGCAACCCAATATTTAAGCAATAGAGAACTAGAAGTGTTGCAGGATATTATCTTTAATGGAGGAACACAAGATGAAAGCGCCAATCGACTATTCATTTCCATACACACGCTTAAAAATCACATAAAAAACATAAGGTTGAAGCTTGGTGCAAGTAATTGTACTCAAATCATTTCAAATGCTATGAAAAAAGGGATATTGTACAAATCGAACATGTAG
- a CDS encoding CocE/NonD family hydrolase, giving the protein MTNLQQKQIITELNVPVEMRDGTVLRANIYRPHQEGKWPVLLTRLPYGKDAPPIHFGYYDIVRAVQQGYIVIVQDTRGRSASEGEWDPILTGRYEASDSDETINWASKLPFSNGEVGMFGSSYFAFTQWAGMLHHPNALKAVAPSFSWSDPFNGMLYRGGAFELGFLSYWQLGMHLDTLPRLYPDQQELAAATKQLISDIDQLKSEIHSLPLKNFAPFIRNKVAPSILEHINREMDQEYVNHLSLKGKYNKFTIPTLNIAGWYDIFLQGTIENFLQMRDKGGSLEARQSQLVIGPWQHLDHSQQAGELNFGIAADSASIDLVGLELQWFDHFLKGIDSDIAGKAPIKLFVMGENIWREEYEWPLNRTHYTEYYLHSRGHANTLRGDGILSTVYPENETPDHFTYDPLKPVTTKGGAIMMPNDFNGGAYDQREIELREDVLVYTTSLLEEDVEVTGPIKVKLWAASSALDTDFVARLVDVHPDDSAMNLTDGIIRARFRNTATGEKPSLIEPEKVYLYEIDLWSTSNLFRKGHRIRLDITSSSFPRWDRNPNTGLDFGEDQEQDAVVARQSILHDQKHPSSIVLPVIPRS; this is encoded by the coding sequence ATGACGAATCTACAGCAAAAACAAATAATCACAGAGCTAAATGTACCTGTTGAAATGCGGGATGGGACTGTTTTACGAGCCAATATTTACCGACCTCATCAAGAAGGAAAGTGGCCCGTTCTTCTTACTCGCCTGCCTTATGGTAAGGACGCTCCCCCGATCCATTTTGGGTATTACGATATTGTCCGCGCGGTTCAGCAGGGATATATCGTCATTGTTCAAGATACACGAGGAAGATCAGCTTCAGAAGGAGAATGGGACCCTATCCTGACCGGTAGGTACGAAGCTTCTGATAGTGATGAAACAATCAATTGGGCAAGCAAACTTCCGTTTAGTAATGGTGAAGTCGGGATGTTTGGTTCATCTTATTTTGCTTTTACACAGTGGGCTGGTATGTTGCATCATCCAAATGCGTTGAAAGCAGTAGCTCCCTCATTTTCCTGGAGTGATCCTTTTAATGGAATGTTGTACCGGGGAGGCGCATTCGAACTTGGCTTCTTGTCCTATTGGCAATTAGGAATGCATCTTGACACACTACCAAGACTTTATCCAGATCAACAAGAGCTTGCTGCAGCTACAAAGCAGTTAATCTCGGACATTGATCAATTGAAATCAGAGATCCATTCTCTACCTTTAAAAAATTTTGCGCCTTTTATTCGTAACAAAGTGGCACCTTCTATTCTTGAGCATATCAATCGAGAAATGGATCAAGAATATGTTAATCACTTATCATTAAAAGGAAAGTATAATAAATTCACAATTCCAACACTCAATATTGCTGGGTGGTATGATATTTTCTTACAAGGAACAATCGAAAACTTTTTACAAATGCGTGATAAAGGAGGAAGCCTTGAAGCCCGTCAGAGTCAATTAGTCATCGGTCCGTGGCAACATTTGGATCATAGTCAGCAAGCTGGTGAATTGAATTTTGGCATCGCAGCTGATTCAGCTTCTATCGATTTGGTTGGACTTGAGTTACAATGGTTTGATCATTTCTTAAAAGGAATAGACAGTGATATCGCCGGTAAAGCTCCCATCAAACTTTTTGTGATGGGTGAGAATATCTGGCGAGAAGAATACGAATGGCCTTTGAATCGTACCCATTATACGGAGTATTATTTGCACAGCCGGGGTCATGCAAATACACTTCGAGGCGATGGCATACTCAGTACTGTTTACCCTGAAAACGAAACACCGGATCATTTTACCTACGATCCTTTAAAACCGGTTACCACAAAAGGTGGAGCCATCATGATGCCAAATGACTTTAACGGTGGTGCCTACGACCAAAGGGAGATTGAGTTACGAGAAGATGTATTGGTGTATACCACCTCCTTATTAGAAGAAGACGTCGAAGTTACCGGTCCGATTAAAGTGAAACTTTGGGCTGCTTCAAGTGCATTGGATACGGACTTTGTTGCGCGATTAGTTGATGTTCATCCGGATGATTCAGCGATGAATTTGACCGATGGCATCATTCGTGCCCGCTTTCGAAACACGGCAACAGGGGAAAAACCTAGCCTAATCGAACCAGAAAAAGTTTATCTGTACGAAATCGACTTATGGTCCACGAGTAATTTGTTCAGAAAAGGGCATCGCATTCGCCTGGATATCACGAGTAGCAGCTTTCCACGTTGGGATCGGAATCCGAATACAGGGCTTGATTTTGGAGAGGATCAAGAGCAAGATGCTGTAGTTGCTCGACAATCCATCTTGCATGATCAAAAACACCCTTCTTCAATTGTTCTCCCTGTTATTCCAAGAAGCTAA
- a CDS encoding MFS transporter, which yields MDKKTQSLPIALWALTLATFGIGTTELVPMGLLPTIAHDLEVSLFATGLLITGYALGVVVGVPVLSLFSSRVSRKTLLLMLIAGFSIGNILCALAPNYTFLMIARIVVSFMHGSFFGESYVMAAKLAPPDKKTSALALVATGLTLSTVLGAPLGTYLGLTYGWRVPFYVITGIGVLSLAAMAWLIPSMKQEDIPSLRKQARVLRRPQVLLALSMTVFGIGGVFTVFTYITPLLEQITGIASQDVATILLVYGIGSLVGNIIGGKLSDWRLMPTLLGCLVALTIVLTGMTFTIHHPIMAIISIFIWGIVAFAPIPPLQMYILEKSSDAPQFASGLNVAAFNLGNALGAFLGGLTMENPLLNLQALPWVAASVTSIGVVLTIVSVRVDIKILEKRDIYYDESTAKTNNHRAKCTC from the coding sequence GTGGACAAAAAGACACAGTCGTTGCCGATAGCACTTTGGGCGTTAACTCTGGCGACTTTTGGAATTGGTACAACTGAATTAGTCCCTATGGGACTTTTACCTACTATAGCCCATGATTTAGAAGTATCTCTTTTTGCAACTGGCCTTTTAATTACAGGGTATGCATTAGGCGTAGTTGTGGGCGTTCCAGTACTGTCCTTGTTTTCATCCAGAGTTTCTCGAAAAACTTTACTTTTGATGCTGATCGCAGGATTTTCTATTGGAAACATTCTCTGCGCATTGGCCCCGAATTATACATTTTTGATGATCGCAAGGATTGTTGTTTCCTTTATGCATGGGAGTTTCTTTGGTGAAAGTTATGTGATGGCAGCGAAGCTCGCACCACCTGACAAAAAAACAAGTGCGCTTGCATTAGTGGCAACGGGTTTGACACTGTCTACCGTGTTGGGAGCACCTTTGGGTACCTACTTGGGACTTACTTATGGTTGGCGCGTTCCCTTTTATGTGATTACGGGAATAGGCGTTTTATCACTCGCAGCAATGGCGTGGCTTATTCCCTCAATGAAACAAGAAGATATACCTTCCTTGCGGAAACAGGCCAGGGTATTGCGTCGCCCTCAGGTTTTATTGGCATTAAGCATGACTGTTTTTGGTATTGGGGGCGTTTTTACCGTCTTTACTTATATTACTCCCTTGTTAGAACAAATTACAGGAATCGCTTCACAAGATGTAGCCACGATTTTGCTTGTTTACGGAATCGGTTCGTTAGTTGGTAATATTATAGGGGGAAAACTGTCTGACTGGCGTTTAATGCCCACTTTACTTGGGTGCTTGGTTGCACTGACCATTGTTTTGACCGGTATGACTTTTACCATTCACCATCCAATTATGGCAATCATCTCGATTTTTATCTGGGGCATCGTAGCGTTTGCGCCGATACCTCCACTGCAAATGTATATCTTAGAAAAGTCCTCTGATGCCCCACAATTTGCTTCCGGTTTAAATGTCGCTGCATTTAACTTAGGGAATGCACTTGGCGCATTTTTGGGGGGACTGACGATGGAGAATCCTTTGCTGAATCTACAAGCACTACCTTGGGTGGCAGCCTCAGTTACTTCCATCGGTGTGGTTTTAACCATCGTAAGCGTGAGAGTGGATATAAAAATACTTGAAAAGAGGGATATATACTATGACGAATCTACAGCAAAAACAAATAATCACAGAGCTAAATGTACCTGTTGA
- a CDS encoding MerR family transcriptional regulator: MFKISEFSKLSQVSAKTLRYYDQIDLLKPTHTDADTGYRYYTADQLFQLNRILAFKDLGFTLNQIVQLMDDHVPVEQIRGMFRLKHAEIQTLLENEQARLKRIEERLHQVEKEGGIETGQEVVLKQVEAQRIVCLRQRSSIQQIPQLFDQLEDDLEKCFSLSFPQIVLWHGCEECEEEIDLEVGYRLQQQMSSHSHLCIRLLPETSMMATLVHRCHPASPCSASADLGFWIEQNGFRIKEDQPRRELFLHPDKLDANYYIAEVQIPVEKVKGQSDAH, from the coding sequence ATGTTTAAAATTAGTGAGTTTTCCAAGCTATCTCAGGTTTCAGCGAAAACTCTTCGGTATTATGATCAAATCGATCTGTTAAAGCCGACTCATACTGATGCGGATACGGGTTATCGTTACTATACAGCCGATCAACTCTTTCAACTGAATCGTATTCTAGCTTTTAAGGATTTGGGATTCACGCTTAATCAAATTGTTCAGTTAATGGATGATCACGTTCCAGTGGAACAAATCCGCGGGATGTTCCGACTGAAACATGCCGAAATTCAAACGCTCCTTGAGAATGAACAAGCTCGATTAAAACGCATTGAAGAACGACTGCATCAAGTAGAAAAAGAAGGTGGTATAGAGACGGGTCAGGAGGTCGTGTTGAAACAAGTGGAAGCGCAGCGTATCGTTTGTTTACGTCAACGTTCGTCCATTCAACAAATTCCCCAACTTTTTGATCAGTTGGAGGATGATTTGGAAAAATGTTTCTCTCTTTCCTTTCCTCAAATCGTACTCTGGCATGGATGTGAAGAATGTGAAGAGGAGATTGATTTAGAAGTGGGATACCGATTACAACAACAGATGTCGTCCCATTCACATCTTTGCATCCGTCTTTTGCCTGAGACTTCGATGATGGCAACGCTGGTGCACCGTTGCCATCCAGCGAGTCCTTGCTCGGCAAGCGCTGATTTAGGATTTTGGATTGAACAAAATGGATTTCGGATCAAGGAAGATCAACCTCGTCGAGAATTATTTCTACATCCTGACAAACTGGATGCCAACTATTATATCGCAGAAGTTCAGATTCCTGTAGAGAAAGTGAAAGGCCAATCCGATGCGCACTGA